A stretch of Chitinophaga caeni DNA encodes these proteins:
- a CDS encoding 3-keto-disaccharide hydrolase has product MLRKNLLFGVASLLLASSTIAMPIAPSNTFEMIQDQIKPKDLIGRWDITVDQDGKPAPSWLEVDLSGYRTLVGRFVGVSGSARPISEVHFNNGKFDFKIPPQWEGGDKDFVIQGEVTADGIKGTIETSEGKTYPFTGVKAPSLRNTGAKPSWGKAIQLFNGKDLSGWKAMGHNQWIVQDGILTSPKSGSNLVSEQKFKDFKLHIEFKYPKGSNSGIYLRGRHEVQILDNSKDEHPDSHLFSGVYGFLTPSEINSLGPDQWQSYDITLIGRMVTIVANGKTVISNQEIPGITGGALDSNEAEPGPIYIQGDHGPVQFRKITITPAK; this is encoded by the coding sequence ATGCTTAGAAAAAATTTGCTTTTCGGAGTAGCCAGCTTACTCTTGGCAAGTTCTACGATCGCAATGCCCATCGCACCATCTAATACTTTTGAAATGATCCAAGATCAAATAAAACCCAAGGATCTCATCGGTCGTTGGGATATCACGGTTGATCAAGATGGTAAACCGGCTCCTTCCTGGTTGGAAGTTGACTTATCCGGCTACCGTACTTTGGTGGGAAGGTTTGTCGGGGTAAGCGGTAGCGCACGCCCTATCTCGGAAGTACATTTCAATAACGGGAAATTTGATTTTAAGATTCCACCGCAATGGGAAGGGGGCGATAAGGATTTTGTAATACAGGGAGAAGTTACTGCCGATGGAATCAAGGGAACCATCGAGACCAGCGAAGGCAAAACCTACCCGTTCACGGGTGTTAAAGCGCCTTCATTGCGGAATACCGGCGCGAAGCCATCCTGGGGAAAAGCGATACAATTATTCAACGGTAAAGACCTTAGCGGCTGGAAAGCCATGGGTCATAACCAGTGGATCGTACAGGACGGCATCTTAACCAGCCCTAAGTCCGGCAGCAATTTGGTATCTGAACAAAAATTTAAAGATTTCAAACTGCATATTGAATTTAAATATCCTAAAGGCAGCAACAGCGGCATTTACCTGAGGGGAAGGCACGAAGTACAAATCCTCGACAACTCGAAAGATGAACATCCGGACAGCCACCTCTTTAGCGGCGTATACGGTTTCCTGACCCCGAGTGAGATTAATTCCCTGGGGCCTGACCAATGGCAATCTTATGATATTACGTTGATTGGCCGCATGGTAACCATCGTTGCCAATGGAAAAACGGTAATTAGCAACCAGGAGATCCCGGGTATAACCGGTGGCGCTTTAGATAGTAATGAAGCTGAACCCGGTCCAATTTATATCCAAGGTGATCATGGCCCGGTACAATTCCGTAAAATTACTATCACCCCTGCTAAATAA